In the Chryseobacterium sp. MYb264 genome, one interval contains:
- a CDS encoding NADP-dependent glyceraldehyde-3-phosphate dehydrogenase has protein sequence MDSVKTPLFHEIFKSENEIPEEYKVPEIHQKVYLLNGELVEWNGEVQNIYSPVCIQTENGLERKLLGSIPNIGPKEAMEVLEASVKAYNNGLGEWPTMSVEGRIKCMQKFVYLMIQQRDLVIRLLMWEIGKTLADSTKEFDRTVDYINQTIDALKDLDRESSRFQQAEGTIAQIRRAPLGVVLSMGPFNYPLNEIFTTLIPALIMGNTILFKLPKHGVLAHYPLLNAFKEAFPEGTVNTLYGKGSEIITPIMESGKVNVLAFIGSSKVANGLKKLHPKVNRLRAILSLDAKNAAIVTKNANLDVAVSECILGSLSFNGQRCTALKLIFVQKEVAEEFTQKLTAAVSALKPGLPWEKEVKITPLPEVNKPPYLKECIDDALAKGAKVLNENGGFTEESFVFPAVVYPVNSEMKLYHEEQFGPVIPVVPFDDIEEPIDYQVNADHGMQVSIFSEDPLEVSKLIDPFVNLVSRVNINCQAQRGPDVFPFTGRKDSAEGTLSVFDALRSFSIRSLVAAKITDSNKELLNTIVRDHDSNFLSTDYIF, from the coding sequence ATGGATTCAGTAAAGACACCGTTATTTCATGAAATATTTAAATCAGAAAACGAAATTCCCGAAGAATATAAAGTTCCCGAAATTCATCAGAAAGTTTATCTCTTAAATGGAGAACTGGTGGAATGGAATGGGGAAGTTCAAAATATCTATTCCCCGGTTTGTATTCAAACTGAAAACGGACTGGAAAGAAAATTGCTTGGAAGCATCCCGAATATCGGTCCTAAAGAAGCGATGGAAGTTTTGGAAGCTTCAGTAAAAGCGTACAATAACGGACTGGGAGAGTGGCCGACAATGTCTGTGGAAGGCAGAATAAAATGTATGCAGAAGTTTGTCTATTTGATGATTCAGCAGAGAGATTTGGTCATTAGATTACTGATGTGGGAAATCGGAAAAACATTGGCCGATTCTACAAAAGAATTCGACAGAACCGTAGATTATATCAATCAAACCATCGATGCGCTGAAAGATCTGGACAGAGAATCTTCCCGTTTTCAGCAGGCTGAGGGAACGATTGCGCAAATCCGTAGAGCTCCGCTTGGTGTTGTTTTAAGCATGGGACCTTTTAATTATCCTTTAAACGAAATCTTCACCACGCTGATTCCCGCTTTAATTATGGGAAACACGATCTTGTTTAAACTTCCTAAACATGGTGTTTTAGCACATTATCCTTTGTTAAATGCCTTCAAAGAAGCTTTCCCGGAAGGAACCGTAAATACATTATACGGAAAAGGTTCAGAGATCATCACTCCGATTATGGAAAGCGGAAAAGTGAATGTTCTGGCATTTATTGGTTCAAGTAAAGTGGCGAATGGTCTGAAAAAACTGCATCCGAAGGTTAATCGTTTACGTGCGATCTTAAGTTTAGATGCAAAAAATGCTGCGATTGTAACTAAAAATGCCAATCTTGATGTTGCGGTAAGTGAATGTATTTTGGGTTCATTGTCTTTCAATGGACAAAGATGTACGGCGTTAAAGCTTATTTTCGTTCAGAAAGAGGTTGCTGAAGAGTTTACTCAGAAATTAACGGCAGCGGTTTCTGCTTTAAAACCTGGTTTACCTTGGGAAAAAGAGGTGAAAATTACACCGCTTCCGGAAGTAAACAAACCTCCCTATTTAAAAGAATGTATTGATGATGCATTAGCAAAAGGAGCGAAAGTTTTGAATGAAAATGGTGGGTTTACAGAAGAATCTTTTGTTTTTCCGGCGGTTGTTTATCCGGTAAACAGCGAAATGAAATTGTATCATGAAGAACAATTCGGTCCGGTAATTCCTGTGGTTCCTTTTGATGATATCGAAGAGCCGATCGACTATCAGGTGAATGCAGACCACGGAATGCAGGTGAGTATCTTTAGTGAAGATCCTTTGGAGGTTTCAAAATTGATTGATCCTTTTGTGAATCTGGTAAGTCGTGTGAACATTAATTGTCAGGCTCAACGAGGTCCGGATGTTTTCCCTTTTACCGGAAGAAAAGATAGTGCAGAAGGTACGCTTTCTGTTTTTGATGCGCTTCGTTCGTTCTCAATTCGTTCTTTGGTAGCCGCAAAAATTACAGATTCTAACAAGGAATTATTGAATACCATTGTGAGAGATCATGATTCTAATTTTTTGAGCACGGATTATATTTTCTAG
- the tpx gene encoding thiol peroxidase produces MVSKFVFSALLLFSVYTLAQNAKTANKVLMGGKPVHTYAKLPMVNKTAPKFTLTDVTMKDKTLESYKGKYMILNIFPSVDTGVCSASVRHFNEDVANLPNTVVLCISKDLPFAQKRFCGAEGIKNVEMLSDFRSDFGKTYGVEITDSVMKGLLSRAVVVIDPSGKIVYEEQVADISHEPNYEAAIKAVKN; encoded by the coding sequence ATGGTTTCAAAATTCGTTTTCAGTGCGTTATTGCTATTTTCAGTATACACATTGGCACAAAACGCTAAAACAGCAAATAAGGTTTTAATGGGAGGAAAACCGGTACACACCTACGCAAAATTACCGATGGTAAACAAAACTGCTCCAAAATTCACGCTTACCGACGTCACAATGAAAGATAAGACGCTGGAATCTTACAAAGGAAAATATATGATTTTGAATATTTTCCCGAGCGTAGATACAGGCGTTTGCTCGGCTTCTGTTCGTCATTTCAATGAAGATGTGGCTAATCTTCCGAACACCGTGGTGCTTTGTATTTCTAAAGATCTTCCTTTTGCCCAGAAAAGATTTTGTGGTGCTGAAGGAATAAAAAATGTTGAAATGCTTTCTGATTTCCGTTCCGATTTCGGGAAAACTTACGGTGTAGAAATTACAGATTCTGTGATGAAAGGGTTGTTAAGCAGAGCCGTTGTTGTGATTGATCCTTCAGGAAAAATCGTTTATGAAGAGCAGGTTGCGGATATTTCGCATGAACCGAATTATGAAGCAGCGATTAAAGCTGTTAAAAATTAG
- a CDS encoding tetratricopeptide repeat protein, whose protein sequence is MRKYLFSFIFGVLFSIPVFACLNGEEMILANQKMLYSDYESEVPYGHDFADKESLKVFLVSLEKGYQETKDLDFLSDKGFVLIILGKYEEAISLYKKIESLEPNRYSTASNIGTAYELIGNNTEALKWMEKAVKINKNSHFNSEWIHINILKAKIKGAQFINSKFLIGHDFGNEKSPTSDLNKDELYVLKKQIYYQLNERTSFVKPEDQIIANLLFDLGNIAYLLDEKNDAFEDYKLAAKYGFSNPILEERIHLCSTIKRLNAGGKIEKVIRFNTREPKVPQLIATLISIFTLLFAGLIVYRFREKIKLIMK, encoded by the coding sequence ATGAGAAAATATCTTTTCAGCTTTATCTTCGGAGTACTCTTTTCGATTCCTGTCTTTGCCTGTCTGAATGGTGAAGAAATGATTTTAGCGAACCAAAAAATGTTGTATAGCGATTACGAAAGTGAAGTTCCTTATGGTCATGATTTTGCAGATAAAGAAAGCCTGAAAGTTTTTTTAGTATCATTAGAAAAAGGTTACCAAGAAACAAAAGATCTTGATTTTCTATCTGATAAAGGATTTGTTTTGATTATTTTAGGAAAGTATGAGGAAGCGATCAGCCTTTATAAGAAAATTGAGTCTTTAGAGCCGAACAGGTATTCTACGGCTTCCAATATAGGGACGGCTTATGAGCTGATTGGAAATAATACAGAAGCTTTGAAATGGATGGAGAAAGCAGTCAAAATCAATAAAAATTCTCATTTTAATTCTGAATGGATTCACATTAATATTTTAAAAGCTAAAATTAAAGGAGCGCAGTTTATAAATTCAAAGTTTTTGATTGGTCATGATTTCGGAAATGAGAAGTCTCCTACATCTGATTTAAATAAAGACGAGCTTTATGTTCTTAAAAAACAGATCTATTATCAACTGAATGAGAGAACATCTTTTGTAAAACCTGAAGATCAAATTATTGCTAATCTGTTATTTGATTTGGGAAATATTGCCTATTTATTAGATGAAAAAAATGATGCATTTGAAGATTATAAACTTGCTGCAAAATACGGTTTCAGTAATCCAATTTTAGAAGAAAGAATACATCTTTGTTCAACAATAAAAAGACTAAACGCAGGAGGTAAAATTGAAAAAGTAATAAGATTTAATACCAGAGAACCAAAAGTTCCTCAACTGATAGCAACTTTGATTTCTATTTTCACATTGTTGTTTGCAGGTTTAATTGTTTATAGATTTAGAGAGAAGATCAAGCTCATAATGAAATAA
- a CDS encoding family 43 glycosylhydrolase: MKRFPVIVYLFVSGFISQHLSAQQTYTPLAKDTVWAKQFLPISGPGKKVSGDGHGGWRSGTDGVRYKGDHPRPEYNLNFEGLTKGTAVEKGLLPPVKPALELHLRDGVITLGGDGNYYLTGSSGDNIWAYTAGVELWKSKDLENWDYVGLVWDINKDAEDWVKEWREHPKRAVRAVWAPEIHYIKNNYYICFSMCPNGIGILKSASGKPEGPYINAFEKKGSIADGIDPTLFQDEDGKVYFTYGAAKEIVQLKDDLSGFAGPFKKVDFTDYDTDPSHHAPKCEARGMHDLGHEGAVLFKRNGKYYLGAADNYEERYSTCLAVSDNLYGPYEHRHESVPSAGGTGFFKDKKGNWWSTYFGNDSQTHFREKVGLIKIDFTSSGKVIPAKKQPFVNKKDEKSWKQKWEKVWKNVN, encoded by the coding sequence ATGAAAAGATTTCCTGTTATTGTATATCTGTTTGTATCGGGCTTTATAAGCCAACATTTGTCTGCTCAACAAACCTATACGCCATTGGCAAAAGATACAGTTTGGGCAAAACAGTTTCTGCCGATTAGCGGTCCTGGAAAGAAAGTTTCAGGAGACGGACATGGCGGTTGGCGAAGCGGAACAGACGGAGTGCGTTATAAAGGAGATCATCCGCGCCCTGAGTACAACCTCAACTTTGAAGGCTTAACGAAAGGAACTGCTGTAGAAAAAGGATTGCTTCCACCCGTAAAACCCGCACTCGAATTGCATTTGCGAGATGGCGTGATTACTCTTGGAGGAGACGGCAACTATTACCTTACAGGTTCTTCAGGTGACAATATCTGGGCATACACCGCAGGCGTGGAACTTTGGAAATCTAAAGATCTGGAAAACTGGGATTATGTAGGATTGGTATGGGATATTAACAAAGATGCGGAAGATTGGGTGAAAGAATGGCGCGAACATCCTAAACGAGCCGTAAGAGCTGTTTGGGCTCCTGAAATTCATTATATTAAAAACAATTATTATATCTGTTTCAGTATGTGCCCGAATGGTATCGGGATTCTGAAAAGTGCTTCCGGGAAACCTGAAGGTCCTTATATAAATGCTTTCGAGAAAAAAGGATCTATTGCCGATGGCATAGACCCTACTCTATTTCAGGATGAAGACGGGAAAGTATATTTCACCTATGGAGCTGCCAAGGAAATTGTACAGCTCAAAGATGATCTCAGTGGTTTTGCAGGGCCTTTCAAAAAGGTAGATTTTACGGATTATGATACGGATCCCTCTCATCATGCCCCAAAATGTGAAGCCAGAGGCATGCACGATCTCGGTCATGAAGGTGCTGTACTTTTCAAAAGAAACGGAAAATATTATTTGGGAGCTGCAGATAATTATGAAGAAAGATATTCTACCTGTTTAGCAGTTTCGGATAACCTGTACGGACCGTACGAACATCGTCATGAATCGGTTCCTTCTGCAGGCGGAACAGGCTTTTTCAAAGATAAAAAAGGAAATTGGTGGAGCACTTATTTTGGAAATGACTCCCAAACCCATTTCAGAGAGAAAGTAGGTTTAATAAAAATAGACTTTACGTCCTCAGGCAAAGTAATTCCTGCTAAAAAACAACCTTTTGTCAATAAAAAAGATGAAAAATCCTGGAAACAAAAGTGGGAGAAGGTCTGGAAAAATGTAAATTAA
- a CDS encoding type II toxin-antitoxin system RelE/ParE family toxin produces the protein MRYEISDKAQQDLFNIETYLLEKWDVSVLEDFFEKFQETVKILLEKKVLFQKYEDTYFHKYLLTKHNSIIYSYGDEVLYIHRILQNFQKPEDNYESLK, from the coding sequence ATGCGTTACGAAATATCTGATAAAGCACAACAAGACCTTTTTAATATTGAAACGTACCTTTTAGAAAAATGGGATGTATCTGTCTTGGAAGACTTTTTTGAGAAATTTCAGGAAACCGTAAAAATATTGTTGGAAAAGAAAGTTCTCTTTCAAAAATATGAGGACACCTATTTTCATAAGTATCTTCTTACAAAACATAATTCCATTATTTATAGTTATGGAGATGAAGTATTGTACATTCACAGAATCCTTCAAAATTTCCAAAAACCCGAAGACAATTACGAATCATTAAAATAG
- a CDS encoding DUF6261 family protein — protein MKITLARLSTKDLATLAQRIISNSQSGKYPVITNHPLVTALEASYTEYDKVYTKQVYSGKGTDVATADRERDLAYTNFKGFLYGYGMLSSVPNYQSARDLYSVFKTFGLNLDRLSYSSQTAQIKKLIEALETPENRKKIKALSLETAFAEMKNRHESFESMFAEQAEANADLRQMTSASAIRKDLEKTLKAYIHLVTVMKEVSGWKLFYSDTNELVKAARNSDINRRDRNNSSGKK, from the coding sequence ATGAAAATTACATTAGCTAGGCTAAGTACTAAAGACCTTGCGACTTTAGCACAAAGAATTATTTCAAATTCTCAATCGGGAAAATATCCTGTTATTACCAATCATCCACTTGTAACGGCTTTAGAAGCTTCTTATACCGAATACGACAAGGTGTATACGAAGCAGGTCTATAGCGGAAAAGGAACGGATGTGGCTACGGCAGATCGTGAAAGAGATTTGGCATACACCAATTTCAAAGGATTTCTTTATGGCTATGGAATGCTGAGTTCTGTTCCGAATTATCAGTCGGCTAGGGATTTGTATAGCGTATTTAAAACGTTTGGACTGAACCTGGATCGTTTAAGTTATTCTTCGCAGACGGCTCAGATCAAAAAGCTGATTGAAGCATTAGAAACGCCTGAAAACCGAAAGAAGATAAAGGCTCTTTCTCTGGAGACCGCTTTTGCGGAAATGAAAAACAGGCATGAATCTTTTGAATCTATGTTTGCAGAACAGGCGGAAGCAAATGCTGATCTTCGGCAGATGACCAGCGCATCGGCCATTCGAAAGGATCTGGAGAAAACACTGAAGGCGTATATTCATCTTGTAACGGTCATGAAAGAAGTGTCGGGCTGGAAACTGTTCTACAGCGACACCAATGAGCTGGTGAAAGCCGCAAGAAATTCTGATATCAACAGGAGAGACCGCAACAACAGTTCCGGTAAGAAATAA